A region from the Linepithema humile isolate Giens D197 chromosome 1, Lhum_UNIL_v1.0, whole genome shotgun sequence genome encodes:
- the ATP8A gene encoding probable phospholipid-transporting ATPase IA isoform X2: MQPTARRNPRVPSPGPLRPFTPPDLSSIPHMDGTPLHNSNDNSSENSARNNASPASNRANDGAQQETTGPFIIGSPIDLGDIDNVDNIGLRLDPVTRNSSRRRAREHIELQETGSPESTSEVGPIRTENGGSQGDDQPPTQHIDGEERVIFVNAPHQPAKYRNNHITTAKYSFLSFIPLFLFEQFRRYSNCFFLFIALMQQIPDVSPTGRWTTLVPLIFILSVSALKEIVEDVKRHRADDEINMREVEVLRDGRWQWIQWRAIAVGDVVKVHNNTFFPADLILLSSSEPQSMSFIETANLDGETNLKIRQAHPDTANLLDTAELMNFRSNIQCEPPNRHLYEFHGVLRETNKQSVALGPDQLLLRGAMLRNTRWVFGVVIYTGHDTKLMQNNTATAPLKRSTLDRLINTQILMLFFILLVLCILSAIFNVVWTNANKDGLWYLGLQEQMTKNFAFNLLTFIILFNNLIPISLQVTLEVVRFVQATFINMDIEMYHVETDTPAMARTSNLNEELGMVNYIFTDKTGTLTKNVMEFKRCSVGGRLYELPDPSNGHGSMSDSSCELIKDIIEGRSARDSTNPNDKKKAEHADVLHEFMVMLSVCHTVIPEKLDDLLIYHAASPDERALVDGARKFNYVFDTRTPSYVEIVALGETLRYEILNVIEFTSARKRMSVVVKTPEGKIKIFCKGADSVIYERLTPIPLETSDLDQEHADDFRQTTLEQLEAFASDGLRTLCFAVAEISEDAYQWWRESYQKASISLRNRENMLEQAADLIETKLTLLGATAIEDQLQDEVPETIQAFLQADINVWVLTGDKQETAINIGYSCKLITHGMPLYIINESSLDKTREVIIQRCLDFGIDLKCQNDVALIIDGSTLDFALSCDIRMDFLELCSACKVVICCRVSPIQKAEVVDLITSNKKAVTLAIGDGANDVAMIQKAHIGIGISGVEGLQAACASDYSIAQFRYLKRLLFVHGSWNYSRMCKLILYSFYKNICLYVIELWFAIYSGWSGQILFERWSIGLYNVVFTAAPPLAMGLFDKVCSAETHLAHPGLYATKNNGESFFNIKVFWVWIINALIHSSLLYWLPLMALKQDVAWANGRDGGYLLLGNFVYTYVVVTVCAKAGLIINSWTWVTHLATWGSIILWFLFIFIYSNFWPVLNVGAVMLGNDRMLFSSPVFWLGLILIPTAVLLLDITVKAVKNTVWKSVTEAARENEIRKSDPGDIFNNQDYRSSLTETARLLKNVKSVFTRRSNAASRVNVEVELSQINELRPLLLRMLRDADGFAFSQEEGGSVTQTDVIRAYDTNLPKPGGM; encoded by the exons ATGCAACCCACTGCCAGGAGGAACCCCCGGGTTCCCAGTCCTGGCCCGTTGCGACCGTTCACACCGCCGGACCTCTCTTCCATACCTCATATGGATGGCACACCTCTGCACAACAGCAACGACAACAGCAGCGAGAACAGTGCTCGTAACAATGCGTCACCCGCGAGCAATCGAGCAAACGACGGCGCACAACAGGAGACCACCGGGCCCTTCATCATCGGCAGTCCCATCGATCTCGGGGACATCGACAATGTCGACAACATCGGCCTCCGTTTGGATCCCGTTACACGCAACAGCAGTAGGCGGAGAGCACGGGAGCACATCGAGCTTCAGGAAACTGGCTCGCCGGAATCAACTTCCGAGG TTGGTCCGATAAGGACGGAAAATGGTGGCTCACAGGGTGATGATCAACCACCTACGCAACACATTGATGGCGAGGAGAGGGTTATTTTTGTCAATGCTCCTCATCAGCCTGCAAAATACAGAAACAATCATATTACTACCGCGAAGTATTCGTTCCTGTCGTTCATACCTTTATTCCTGTTTGAACAATTCCGTCGTTACAGTAACTGCTTCTTCCTGTTCATCGCACTTATGCAG caAATACCAGACGTGTCTCCGACAGGACGCTGGACGACGTTGGTTCCGCTGATTTTCATCCTCAGCGTGTCCGCTCTGAAAGAGATAGTCGAAGATGTT aaaagacACAGAGCGGACGACGAAATAAATATGAGGGAGGTGGAGGTCTTGAGGGATGGACGCTGGCAGTGGATACAGTGGCGCGCCATAGCCGTTGGCGATGTGGTTAAG GTTCACAACAACACTTTCTTCCCCGCTGACTTGATCTTGCTGTCGTCATCGGAGCCGCAGAGTATGTCCTTTATAGAGACCGCCAATCTGGATGGCGAGACGAACTTGAAGATCAGACAGGCCCATCCCGACACTGCCAATCTTTTGGATACCGCGGAATTGATGAATTTTCGCTCGAACATACAGTGCGAGCCGCCTAACAGGCATCTGTACGAGTTCCACGGAGTTCTACGGGAGACCAATAAGCA GAGCGTAGCTTTAGGACCCGATCAATTGTTACTCCGTGGCGCGATGTTGCGGAACACACGATGGGTATTCGGCGTAGTCATATACACAGGACACGATACGAAACTCATGCAGAATAACACCGCGACAGCGCCATTGAAACGATCTACTCTCGATCGGTTGATCAACACGCAGATACTGATGCTATTTTTCATACTTCTTGTGTTGTGCATTCTTTCCGCGATCTTCAATGTCGTTTGGACGAACGCTAACAAAGACGGCCTCTGGTATTTAGGATTACAAG AGCAAATGACTAAAAATTTTGCCTTCAATCTTTTGacatttattattctcttcaataatttaataccgATATCGCTGCAAGTGACGCTCGAAGTAGTGAGATTCGTTCAGGCCACATTTATTAACATGGATATAGAAATGTACCATGTGGAAACGGACACTCCGGCGATGGCTCGTACGAGTAATTTGAACGAGGAACTCGGAATGGTGAATTACATTTTCACGGATAAAACTGGCACTCTTACGAAAAACGTTATGGAGTTCAAGCGGTGTTCGGTCGGTGGAAGATTGTACGA ATTGCCAGATCCGTCAAATGGTCACGGAAGTATGAGTGATAGCAGTtgcgaattaattaaagatattatcgAGGGAAGGTCCGCACGAGACTCTACGAATCCTAACGATAAGAAGAAAGCGGAGCACGCGGATGTGCTTCACGAATTTATGGTCATGCTGTCGGTTTGCCATACCGTTATTCCCGAGAAATTAGatgatttgttaatttatcacGCTGCATCTCCGG ATGAAAGAGCACTAGTCGACGGGGCgcgtaaatttaattacgtgTTCGACACTCGGACGCCCAGTTACGTGGAAATTGTAGCTCTAGGCGAGACACTGCGGTACGAAATACTGAATGTAATAGAATTCACTTCGGCCAGAAAGCGGATGTCGGTGGTCGTGAAGACGCCCGagggaaaaattaaaatattttgtaaaggcGCGGACTCTGTGATCTACGAAAGATTAACACCAATCCCTTTAGAAACTAGCGATCTCGACCAAGAGCACGCAGATGATTTTCGTCAAACTACTTTAGAGCAGTTGGAGGCTTTTGCCAGCGACGGATTGCGCACGCTTTGTTTCGCCGTCGCGGAAATATCTGAAGATGCTTATCAG TGGTGGCGCGAATCGTACCAAAAAGCGTCGATTAGTCTAAGAAATCGTGAAAACATGTTGGAACAGGCTGCGGATCTTATTGAGACTAAACTCACGTTATTAGGAGCAACTGCGATTGAGGATCAACTGCAAGACGAA GTGCCGGAAACGATACAGGCTTTTCTACAAGCTGATATCAATGTTTGGGTGTTGACGGGAGATAAGCAAGAGACTGCTATAAACATTGGTTACTCTTGTAAATTGATAACGCACGGAATGCCTCTTTACATTATCAATGAATCTTCTTTAGAT AAAACGCGGGAAGTCATCATTCAACGCTGTCTTGATTTTGGGATTGATTTGAAATGCCAAAACGATGTGGCTCTAATTATAGACGGCAGTACATTAGACTTCGCTTTGTCTTGCGATATTAGAATGGACTTTTTGGAATTGTGTTCAGCTTGCAAAGTAGTTATCTGCTGCAGGGTGTCACCGATTCAAAAAGCTGAG GTTGTTGATTTAATCACGAGTAACAAGAAAGCTGTGACTCTTGCAATTGGAGATGGCGCAAATGATGTGGCTATGATACAAAAAGCTCACATTGGTATCG gcATCTCAGGTGTGGAAGGTCTTCAAGCAGCCTGTGCCTCTGACTATTCCATTGCACAGTTTCGTTATCTGAAACGTTTATTGTTTGTTCACGGTTCTTGGAATTATAGCAGAATGTGTAAATTAATCTTATACTCGTTTTACAAGAATATTTGTCTATACGTCATCGAATTATGGTTTGCAATTTATTCCGGCTGGTCCGGACAGATTCTGTTTGAAAGATGGTCTATTGGACTTTACAATGTg GTTTTTACCGCTGCGCCTCCATTAGCTATGGGTCTTTTTGATAAAGTGTGTTCCGCCGAAACTCACTTAGCTCATCCGGGATTGTACGCAACGAAGAATAACGGTGAATCATTCTTTAACATTAag GTGTTTTGGGTATGGATTATAAATGCGTTAATTCATTCGTCGCTACTTTATTGGCTGCCACTTATGGCTCTCAAACAAGATGTAGCATGGGCGAACGGCAGAGACGGCGGTTATCTTTTGTTAGGCAACTTTGTCTATACT TACGTTGTAGTAACAGTATGTGCGAAGGCAggtctaataataaattcgtGGACATGGGTCACTCATTTAGCGACTTGGGGATCTATTATACTCTggttcttatttatttttatatatag TAATTTTTGGCCCGTCTTGAATGTCGGTGCTGTAATGCTAGGCAATGACAGGATGTTGTTTTCTTCGCCCGTTTTCTGGCTGGGACTTATATTAATTCCAACGGCAGTATTGCTTCTGGATATTACAGTAAAAGC AGTGAAGAATACAGTATGGAAATCGGTAACAGAAGCAGCTCGAGAAAACGAAATTAGAAAATCTGATCCTGGAGACATCTTCAATAATCAGGATTACAGAAGCTC ATTGACTGAGACGGCGAGGCTgctgaaaaatgttaaaagtgtTTTCACCAGGCGCTCAAACGCCGCCTCCAGAGTCAATGTCGAAGTGGAGCTATCAC aaattaatgaattgcGACCTTTGTTATTGCGCATGCTGCGCGATGCAGATGGTTTCGCGTTCTCGCAAGAGGAAGGCGGCTCGGTGACCCAGACAGACGTGATCAGAGCCTACGACACGAATCTTCCGAAACCCGGCGGTATGTGA
- the ATP8A gene encoding probable phospholipid-transporting ATPase IA isoform X6 — translation MWRTRDHARAPAQSMQPTARRNPRVPSPGPLRPFTPPDLSSIPHMDGTPLHNSNDNSSENSARNNASPASNRANDGAQQETTGPFIIGSPIDLGDIDNVDNIGLRLDPVTRNSSRRRAREHIELQETGSPESTSEVGPIRTENGGSQGDDQPPTQHIDGEERVIFVNAPHQPAKYRNNHITTAKYSFLSFIPLFLFEQFRRYSNCFFLFIALMQQIPDVSPTGRWTTLVPLIFILSVSALKEIVEDVKRHRADDEINMREVEVLRDGRWQWIQWRAIAVGDVVKVHNNTFFPADLILLSSSEPQSMSFIETANLDGETNLKIRQAHPDTANLLDTAELMNFRSNIQCEPPNRHLYEFHGVLRETNKQSVALGPDQLLLRGAMLRNTRWVFGVVIYTGHDTKLMQNNTATAPLKRSTLDRLINTQILMLFFILLVLCILSAIFNVVWTNANKDGLWYLGLQEQMTKNFAFNLLTFIILFNNLIPISLQVTLEVVRFVQATFINMDIEMYHVETDTPAMARTSNLNEELGMVNYIFTDKTGTLTKNVMEFKRCSVGGRLYELPDPSNGHGSMSDSSCELIKDIIEGRSARDSTNPNDKKKAEHADVLHEFMVMLSVCHTVIPEKLDDLLIYHAASPDERALVDGARKFNYVFDTRTPSYVEIVALGETLRYEILNVIEFTSARKRMSVVVKTPEGKIKIFCKGADSVIYERLTPIPLETSDLDQEHADDFRQTTLEQLEAFASDGLRTLCFAVAEISEDAYQWWRESYQKASISLRNRENMLEQAADLIETKLTLLGATAIEDQLQDEVPETIQAFLQADINVWVLTGDKQETAINIGYSCKLITHGMPLYIINESSLDKTREVIIQRCLDFGIDLKCQNDVALIIDGSTLDFALSCDIRMDFLELCSACKVVICCRVSPIQKAEVVDLITSNKKAVTLAIGDGANDVAMIQKAHIGIGISGVEGLQAACASDYSIAQFRYLKRLLFVHGSWNYSRMCKLILYSFYKNICLYVIELWFAIYSGWSGQILFERWSIGLYNVVFTAAPPLAMGLFDKVCSAETHLAHPGLYATKNNGESFFNIKVFWVWIINALIHSSLLYWLPLMALKQDVAWANGRDGGYLLLGNFVYTYVVVTVCAKAGLIINSWTWVTHLATWGSIILWFLFIFIYSNFWPVLNVGAVMLGNDRMLFSSPVFWLGLILIPTAVLLLDITVKAVKNTVWKSVTEAARENEIRKSDPGDIFNNQDYRSSCTALTFT, via the exons ATGTGGCGGACACGCGACCACGCACGG GCGCCGGCACAGTCAATGCAACCCACTGCCAGGAGGAACCCCCGGGTTCCCAGTCCTGGCCCGTTGCGACCGTTCACACCGCCGGACCTCTCTTCCATACCTCATATGGATGGCACACCTCTGCACAACAGCAACGACAACAGCAGCGAGAACAGTGCTCGTAACAATGCGTCACCCGCGAGCAATCGAGCAAACGACGGCGCACAACAGGAGACCACCGGGCCCTTCATCATCGGCAGTCCCATCGATCTCGGGGACATCGACAATGTCGACAACATCGGCCTCCGTTTGGATCCCGTTACACGCAACAGCAGTAGGCGGAGAGCACGGGAGCACATCGAGCTTCAGGAAACTGGCTCGCCGGAATCAACTTCCGAGG TTGGTCCGATAAGGACGGAAAATGGTGGCTCACAGGGTGATGATCAACCACCTACGCAACACATTGATGGCGAGGAGAGGGTTATTTTTGTCAATGCTCCTCATCAGCCTGCAAAATACAGAAACAATCATATTACTACCGCGAAGTATTCGTTCCTGTCGTTCATACCTTTATTCCTGTTTGAACAATTCCGTCGTTACAGTAACTGCTTCTTCCTGTTCATCGCACTTATGCAG caAATACCAGACGTGTCTCCGACAGGACGCTGGACGACGTTGGTTCCGCTGATTTTCATCCTCAGCGTGTCCGCTCTGAAAGAGATAGTCGAAGATGTT aaaagacACAGAGCGGACGACGAAATAAATATGAGGGAGGTGGAGGTCTTGAGGGATGGACGCTGGCAGTGGATACAGTGGCGCGCCATAGCCGTTGGCGATGTGGTTAAG GTTCACAACAACACTTTCTTCCCCGCTGACTTGATCTTGCTGTCGTCATCGGAGCCGCAGAGTATGTCCTTTATAGAGACCGCCAATCTGGATGGCGAGACGAACTTGAAGATCAGACAGGCCCATCCCGACACTGCCAATCTTTTGGATACCGCGGAATTGATGAATTTTCGCTCGAACATACAGTGCGAGCCGCCTAACAGGCATCTGTACGAGTTCCACGGAGTTCTACGGGAGACCAATAAGCA GAGCGTAGCTTTAGGACCCGATCAATTGTTACTCCGTGGCGCGATGTTGCGGAACACACGATGGGTATTCGGCGTAGTCATATACACAGGACACGATACGAAACTCATGCAGAATAACACCGCGACAGCGCCATTGAAACGATCTACTCTCGATCGGTTGATCAACACGCAGATACTGATGCTATTTTTCATACTTCTTGTGTTGTGCATTCTTTCCGCGATCTTCAATGTCGTTTGGACGAACGCTAACAAAGACGGCCTCTGGTATTTAGGATTACAAG AGCAAATGACTAAAAATTTTGCCTTCAATCTTTTGacatttattattctcttcaataatttaataccgATATCGCTGCAAGTGACGCTCGAAGTAGTGAGATTCGTTCAGGCCACATTTATTAACATGGATATAGAAATGTACCATGTGGAAACGGACACTCCGGCGATGGCTCGTACGAGTAATTTGAACGAGGAACTCGGAATGGTGAATTACATTTTCACGGATAAAACTGGCACTCTTACGAAAAACGTTATGGAGTTCAAGCGGTGTTCGGTCGGTGGAAGATTGTACGA ATTGCCAGATCCGTCAAATGGTCACGGAAGTATGAGTGATAGCAGTtgcgaattaattaaagatattatcgAGGGAAGGTCCGCACGAGACTCTACGAATCCTAACGATAAGAAGAAAGCGGAGCACGCGGATGTGCTTCACGAATTTATGGTCATGCTGTCGGTTTGCCATACCGTTATTCCCGAGAAATTAGatgatttgttaatttatcacGCTGCATCTCCGG ATGAAAGAGCACTAGTCGACGGGGCgcgtaaatttaattacgtgTTCGACACTCGGACGCCCAGTTACGTGGAAATTGTAGCTCTAGGCGAGACACTGCGGTACGAAATACTGAATGTAATAGAATTCACTTCGGCCAGAAAGCGGATGTCGGTGGTCGTGAAGACGCCCGagggaaaaattaaaatattttgtaaaggcGCGGACTCTGTGATCTACGAAAGATTAACACCAATCCCTTTAGAAACTAGCGATCTCGACCAAGAGCACGCAGATGATTTTCGTCAAACTACTTTAGAGCAGTTGGAGGCTTTTGCCAGCGACGGATTGCGCACGCTTTGTTTCGCCGTCGCGGAAATATCTGAAGATGCTTATCAG TGGTGGCGCGAATCGTACCAAAAAGCGTCGATTAGTCTAAGAAATCGTGAAAACATGTTGGAACAGGCTGCGGATCTTATTGAGACTAAACTCACGTTATTAGGAGCAACTGCGATTGAGGATCAACTGCAAGACGAA GTGCCGGAAACGATACAGGCTTTTCTACAAGCTGATATCAATGTTTGGGTGTTGACGGGAGATAAGCAAGAGACTGCTATAAACATTGGTTACTCTTGTAAATTGATAACGCACGGAATGCCTCTTTACATTATCAATGAATCTTCTTTAGAT AAAACGCGGGAAGTCATCATTCAACGCTGTCTTGATTTTGGGATTGATTTGAAATGCCAAAACGATGTGGCTCTAATTATAGACGGCAGTACATTAGACTTCGCTTTGTCTTGCGATATTAGAATGGACTTTTTGGAATTGTGTTCAGCTTGCAAAGTAGTTATCTGCTGCAGGGTGTCACCGATTCAAAAAGCTGAG GTTGTTGATTTAATCACGAGTAACAAGAAAGCTGTGACTCTTGCAATTGGAGATGGCGCAAATGATGTGGCTATGATACAAAAAGCTCACATTGGTATCG gcATCTCAGGTGTGGAAGGTCTTCAAGCAGCCTGTGCCTCTGACTATTCCATTGCACAGTTTCGTTATCTGAAACGTTTATTGTTTGTTCACGGTTCTTGGAATTATAGCAGAATGTGTAAATTAATCTTATACTCGTTTTACAAGAATATTTGTCTATACGTCATCGAATTATGGTTTGCAATTTATTCCGGCTGGTCCGGACAGATTCTGTTTGAAAGATGGTCTATTGGACTTTACAATGTg GTTTTTACCGCTGCGCCTCCATTAGCTATGGGTCTTTTTGATAAAGTGTGTTCCGCCGAAACTCACTTAGCTCATCCGGGATTGTACGCAACGAAGAATAACGGTGAATCATTCTTTAACATTAag GTGTTTTGGGTATGGATTATAAATGCGTTAATTCATTCGTCGCTACTTTATTGGCTGCCACTTATGGCTCTCAAACAAGATGTAGCATGGGCGAACGGCAGAGACGGCGGTTATCTTTTGTTAGGCAACTTTGTCTATACT TACGTTGTAGTAACAGTATGTGCGAAGGCAggtctaataataaattcgtGGACATGGGTCACTCATTTAGCGACTTGGGGATCTATTATACTCTggttcttatttatttttatatatag TAATTTTTGGCCCGTCTTGAATGTCGGTGCTGTAATGCTAGGCAATGACAGGATGTTGTTTTCTTCGCCCGTTTTCTGGCTGGGACTTATATTAATTCCAACGGCAGTATTGCTTCTGGATATTACAGTAAAAGC AGTGAAGAATACAGTATGGAAATCGGTAACAGAAGCAGCTCGAGAAAACGAAATTAGAAAATCTGATCCTGGAGACATCTTCAATAATCAGGATTACAGAAGCTC CTGCACCGCACTTACTTTCACATAA